The following proteins come from a genomic window of Sphingobium cloacae:
- the phaR gene encoding polyhydroxyalkanoate synthesis repressor PhaR, whose protein sequence is MAKSKTTNESEPVIIKKYANRRLYNTETSSYITLDLLSQMTREGREFVVVDAKTGEDITHNVLTQIIMEEEQRGKNMLPVNFLRQLISMYGDSMQSMVPQYLEASMEAFRKNQQQFQEAMKGAFGGGPFAEIAKRNMEMFEAATHAFGAGATPPAAKTSRSDARSDESKDDEIAGLKAQLAALNAKIDKLG, encoded by the coding sequence ATGGCGAAGTCCAAGACGACGAACGAATCCGAACCGGTGATCATCAAGAAATATGCGAACCGGCGGCTCTATAATACGGAAACCTCCAGCTACATCACGTTGGATCTTTTGTCGCAGATGACCCGCGAGGGGCGCGAGTTCGTCGTCGTGGACGCCAAGACGGGGGAGGACATCACGCATAATGTCCTGACCCAGATCATCATGGAGGAGGAACAGCGCGGCAAGAACATGCTGCCCGTCAATTTCCTGCGCCAGCTGATCTCCATGTACGGCGATTCCATGCAGTCCATGGTGCCGCAATATCTCGAAGCGTCCATGGAGGCGTTCCGCAAGAACCAGCAGCAGTTCCAGGAAGCGATGAAGGGCGCCTTCGGCGGCGGCCCCTTCGCGGAAATCGCCAAGCGCAACATGGAGATGTTCGAGGCCGCCACCCATGCCTTCGGCGCGGGCGCCACCCCGCCCGCCGCCAAAACGTCCCGCTCCGACGCCCGTTCCGACGAAAGCAAGGATGACGAGATCGCCGGCCTCAAGGCCCAGCTCGCGGCCTTGAACGCCAAGATCGACAAGCTCGGCTAA